In Micromonospora purpureochromogenes, a single window of DNA contains:
- a CDS encoding SpoIIE family protein phosphatase, whose protein sequence is MVGDQATVLVVDDSRTKRYLLVSWLTRAGFVVREAETGTEALERVATDPIDLVVLDVRLPDLSGFDVCERIKADHPAMPVIHVSAHAVDVVDRAQGLTRGADAYLAEPIEPEELVATAHAVLRYYQARQRAELLAERLTGLADTTVAVHAAPNFARLLEAAAAGAADIFKSPAAVIAETFDGDCLAGIATGPGAKPTIVPWVVDDTGVPTGSTVRVNDPAEWGLVPWPAGDTVTVAAARLREDRAPLYVVVPSATQTARTPVLVQLAQAVAAAVEAQRSFDEEHRIAVTLQRSLLPRRLPEVAGLDLAVRYEPASAQTEVGGDFYELVMLDGHLLVAIGDVAGHSLHAATVMAELRHAVRAYAVEGHQPGVILDRLNELMRTLLRNELATLCILLLHPPSGRIRLASAGHLPALVSVDGRVDFVQQSAPLLGVRAERPDDLEFVLPAGATLVLYTDGLIERRDATIDEGLAALAACAARVDDDLDRFCHRLLVELAPPEIHDDVAVVAVRRRR, encoded by the coding sequence ATGGTCGGCGACCAGGCGACGGTGCTGGTGGTCGACGACAGTCGCACCAAGCGTTACCTGCTGGTCAGCTGGCTGACCCGGGCGGGCTTCGTGGTCCGTGAGGCGGAGACCGGCACCGAGGCGCTGGAACGGGTCGCGACGGACCCGATCGACCTGGTGGTGCTCGACGTGCGGCTGCCCGACCTGAGCGGCTTCGACGTCTGCGAGCGGATCAAGGCGGACCACCCGGCGATGCCGGTGATCCACGTGTCCGCGCACGCGGTCGACGTGGTGGACCGGGCGCAGGGGCTGACCCGGGGCGCGGACGCCTACCTGGCCGAGCCGATCGAGCCGGAGGAACTGGTCGCCACCGCCCACGCGGTGCTGCGCTACTACCAGGCGCGGCAGCGCGCGGAGTTGCTCGCCGAGCGACTCACCGGGCTGGCCGACACCACCGTCGCGGTGCACGCCGCCCCGAACTTCGCCCGCCTGCTGGAAGCGGCGGCGGCGGGCGCGGCCGACATCTTCAAGAGCCCGGCGGCGGTGATCGCCGAGACCTTCGACGGCGACTGCCTGGCCGGGATCGCCACCGGACCGGGCGCGAAGCCGACGATCGTGCCCTGGGTGGTGGACGACACCGGCGTACCGACCGGGTCCACCGTACGGGTGAACGACCCGGCCGAGTGGGGCCTGGTGCCCTGGCCGGCGGGGGACACGGTGACGGTGGCCGCCGCCCGGCTGCGCGAGGATCGCGCTCCGCTCTACGTGGTGGTGCCGTCCGCGACCCAGACCGCGCGCACGCCGGTGCTGGTGCAGCTCGCCCAGGCGGTCGCCGCGGCCGTGGAGGCGCAGCGGTCGTTCGACGAGGAGCACCGGATCGCCGTCACCCTGCAACGGAGCCTGCTGCCCCGGCGGCTGCCCGAGGTCGCCGGACTGGACCTGGCCGTCCGGTACGAGCCGGCCAGCGCGCAGACCGAGGTGGGTGGCGACTTCTACGAACTGGTGATGCTCGACGGCCACCTGCTGGTGGCGATCGGTGACGTGGCCGGCCACTCGCTGCACGCCGCCACGGTGATGGCCGAGCTGCGGCACGCCGTGCGGGCGTACGCGGTGGAGGGGCACCAGCCGGGGGTGATCCTGGACCGGCTCAACGAGCTGATGCGCACGCTGCTCCGCAACGAGCTGGCAACCCTCTGCATCCTGCTGCTGCACCCGCCCAGCGGTCGGATCCGGCTGGCCAGCGCCGGGCACCTGCCGGCGTTGGTGAGCGTCGACGGCCGGGTGGACTTCGTCCAGCAGTCGGCGCCCCTGCTGGGCGTACGGGCCGAGCGCCCCGACGACCTGGAGTTCGTCCTGCCGGCCGGCGCGACGCTGGTGCTCTACACCGACGGCCTGATCGAGCGTCGGGACGCCACCATCGACGAGGGGCTGGCCGCGCTGGCCGCGTGTGCCGCCCGGGTGGACGACGACCTCGACCGGTTCTGCCATCGCCTGCTGGTCGAGCTGGCCCCGCCGGAGATCCACGACGACGTCGCCGTGGTCGCCGTCCGCCGCCGCCGCTGA
- a CDS encoding sensor histidine kinase: MSAGEPLLQMALRVEQDIFLVRQRGREVAAAVGLEHQDQVRLATALSEVARDLLRTVGGADVAFHVVHGRDGRRALRVDLTPASPLPGGRYEPQSGAVARLVDTLGVISEEGDTVVRMSRRVPAAAQALTEARLAELRAELGHSAPGSALDELATQNEQLIAALDEVRSQRDELAVLNAELEETNRGVMALYTQLSEELEETNRGVVALYAELDEKSAQLRTASESKSRFLANVSHELRAPVTAIIGLGRLLTDAASDPLTPEQSEQVELIRASAADLLSLVNALLDLAKAESGRIEPEWADVDLRAVFGQLRGTLRALTNRSAVELVVEEPPAPAVLRSDEVLLSQVLRNLLHNALKFTERGEVRMTAQRDDERWRLSVSDTGVGIRPELHERIFEEFYQVPGASRVGGTGLGLPYARRLVTLLGGTLELTSEPGRGSTFTVVLPASGA, translated from the coding sequence ATGAGCGCGGGCGAGCCGCTGCTGCAGATGGCGCTGCGGGTGGAGCAGGACATCTTCCTCGTCCGCCAACGCGGCCGGGAGGTCGCCGCCGCCGTCGGTCTGGAGCACCAGGACCAGGTCCGGCTCGCCACCGCGCTCAGTGAGGTCGCCCGTGATCTGCTGCGTACCGTCGGCGGCGCGGACGTCGCCTTCCATGTGGTGCACGGCCGGGACGGCCGCCGCGCGCTGCGTGTCGACCTCACGCCGGCCAGCCCGCTGCCCGGCGGCCGGTACGAGCCACAGTCGGGCGCGGTGGCGCGTTTGGTGGACACACTGGGGGTGATCAGCGAGGAGGGGGATACGGTCGTGAGGATGTCCCGACGTGTCCCGGCCGCCGCCCAGGCGCTGACCGAGGCGCGGCTGGCCGAGCTGCGCGCCGAGCTCGGGCACAGCGCGCCCGGCAGTGCCCTGGACGAGCTCGCCACCCAGAACGAGCAGCTCATCGCCGCGCTGGACGAGGTCCGCAGCCAGCGCGACGAGCTGGCGGTGCTCAACGCCGAGCTGGAGGAGACCAACCGGGGCGTGATGGCGCTCTACACCCAGCTCTCCGAGGAGTTGGAGGAGACCAACCGCGGCGTGGTGGCGCTCTACGCCGAGCTGGACGAGAAGTCGGCGCAGCTGCGGACGGCGAGCGAGTCGAAGAGCCGCTTCCTGGCCAACGTCAGCCACGAGCTGCGCGCCCCGGTGACCGCGATCATCGGGTTGGGGCGGCTGCTCACCGACGCCGCCTCCGACCCGCTCACCCCCGAGCAGTCCGAGCAGGTGGAGCTGATCCGGGCCTCGGCGGCCGATCTGCTCTCCCTGGTCAACGCCCTGCTGGATCTGGCCAAGGCGGAGTCCGGGCGGATCGAGCCGGAGTGGGCCGACGTCGACCTGCGGGCGGTCTTCGGCCAGCTGCGCGGCACCCTGCGGGCGCTGACCAACCGGTCGGCCGTCGAGTTGGTGGTGGAGGAGCCGCCGGCGCCGGCCGTGCTCCGCTCGGACGAGGTGCTGCTCTCCCAGGTGCTGCGCAACCTGCTGCACAACGCGCTCAAGTTCACCGAGCGCGGCGAGGTGCGGATGACCGCGCAGCGGGACGACGAGCGGTGGCGCCTGTCGGTCTCCGACACCGGCGTCGGCATCCGCCCGGAGCTGCACGAACGGATCTTCGAGGAGTTCTATCAGGTGCCGGGGGCCAGCCGGGTCGGCGGCACCGGCCTCGGCCTGCCGTACGCGCGGCGGTTGGTGACCCTGCTCGGTGGGACGCTGGAGCTGACCAGCGAGCCCGGCCGGGGCAGCACCTTCACCGTCGTCCTACCGGCGAGCGGGGCCTGA
- a CDS encoding SpoIIE family protein phosphatase produces the protein MVPVSSHAVPDPGSWFRVENSSAASSVRRAAERLGEQLGLDPNRVAELAIVAAELTSNLVKHAEEGLLLLRPVRDGDQAGVELIAIDSGPGMADLTVSSRDGHSTTGTLGIGLGAISRQASWYDAWSRPGKGTVLAVQVWPKAAPVRPAWAAGLTRPISGEQVSGDGHAARVIEGRYQVLVCDGLGHGALAGAAADAALAAFRTAPAAPPATVVQHLHRAMTHTRGAALAVAELDPSAGVLRYAGLGNITGVVLGAADERRGLVSLPGIAGHQRPSVREYDYAFPPEATLVMHSDGVVDRWRIGDYPGLTGRSPLVLAATLLRDAGVRRDDACVLAARTPS, from the coding sequence GTGGTCCCGGTGAGCAGCCACGCTGTTCCCGATCCCGGCAGCTGGTTCCGGGTCGAGAACAGCAGCGCCGCCAGCTCGGTGCGACGGGCCGCCGAACGCCTCGGTGAGCAGCTCGGCCTCGACCCCAACCGGGTCGCCGAACTCGCCATCGTCGCCGCCGAGCTGACCAGCAACCTGGTCAAGCACGCCGAGGAAGGACTGCTGCTGCTGCGGCCGGTCCGCGACGGCGACCAGGCCGGCGTGGAGCTGATCGCGATCGACTCCGGCCCCGGCATGGCGGACCTGACCGTCTCCTCCCGGGACGGCCACTCCACCACCGGCACCCTCGGCATCGGCCTGGGCGCGATCAGCCGCCAGGCGAGCTGGTACGACGCCTGGTCCCGGCCGGGCAAGGGCACCGTCCTCGCCGTGCAGGTGTGGCCGAAGGCCGCGCCGGTGCGCCCCGCCTGGGCGGCCGGGCTGACCCGGCCGATCAGTGGCGAGCAGGTCAGCGGCGACGGGCACGCCGCACGGGTGATCGAGGGCCGGTACCAGGTGCTGGTCTGCGACGGCCTCGGGCACGGGGCGCTGGCGGGCGCGGCCGCCGACGCCGCACTGGCCGCCTTCCGTACCGCGCCGGCCGCGCCACCCGCCACCGTGGTGCAGCACCTGCACCGCGCGATGACGCACACCCGGGGCGCGGCCCTGGCCGTGGCCGAGCTGGACCCGTCGGCCGGCGTGCTCCGGTACGCCGGGCTGGGCAACATCACCGGCGTCGTCCTCGGGGCCGCCGACGAGCGGCGGGGCCTGGTCTCGCTGCCCGGCATCGCCGGGCACCAGCGACCGTCCGTCCGGGAGTACGACTACGCCTTCCCGCCGGAGGCGACCCTGGTCATGCACAGCGACGGCGTGGTCGACCGGTGGCGGATCGGCGACTACCCCGGGCTGACCGGGCGATCTCCGCTGGTGCTCGCCGCGACGCTGCTGCGGGACGCCGGCGTCCGCCGTGACGACGCCTGCGTCCTGGCGGCGAGGACACCGTCATGA
- a CDS encoding ATP-binding protein, which yields MTAGVDLGPKAQAIGSDEDVVRVRQLVRTVAVAAKLSLVDQTKLVTAASELARNTLIYGGGGGAEVTVVEDGRRRGVRVVFADTGPGIPDLDLALTDGYTTGGGLGLGLSGARRLVDDFDIQTVVGEGTRITVTKWSR from the coding sequence ATGACCGCGGGCGTCGACCTGGGCCCGAAAGCACAGGCGATCGGCAGCGACGAGGACGTCGTCCGCGTCCGGCAGCTGGTGCGTACGGTCGCGGTGGCCGCCAAGCTCTCCCTGGTCGACCAGACGAAGCTCGTCACGGCGGCGAGCGAGCTGGCCCGCAACACGCTGATCTACGGCGGGGGCGGCGGTGCCGAGGTGACGGTGGTGGAGGACGGCCGGCGCCGGGGCGTACGGGTGGTCTTCGCCGACACCGGCCCCGGCATCCCCGACCTCGACCTCGCGCTGACCGACGGCTACACCACCGGCGGCGGCCTCGGCCTGGGACTCAGCGGGGCCCGACGCCTGGTCGACGACTTCGACATCCAGACCGTCGTCGGCGAGGGCACCCGGATCACCGTCACCAAGTGGTCCCGGTGA
- a CDS encoding STAS domain-containing protein, translated as MERVPILKIGDILLVSIQIDMSDQTAVALQEDLAERIVATGSHGVIIDITALDIVDSFVGRMLSTIASISKVLDAETVVVGMRPAVAITLVELGLSLHGIRTALNVERGMELIAASRADDDFGFDDDPEGVESGTAATSP; from the coding sequence ATGGAGCGGGTGCCGATCCTGAAGATCGGCGACATCCTGCTGGTCTCCATCCAGATCGACATGTCCGATCAGACGGCCGTCGCCCTCCAGGAGGACCTGGCCGAGCGGATCGTGGCCACCGGCTCGCACGGCGTGATCATCGACATCACGGCGCTGGACATCGTCGACTCCTTCGTCGGGCGGATGCTCTCCACCATCGCCTCGATCTCCAAGGTGCTCGACGCCGAGACGGTGGTCGTCGGGATGCGTCCCGCGGTCGCCATCACGCTGGTCGAGCTGGGCCTGTCGCTGCACGGCATCCGGACCGCGCTGAACGTCGAGCGCGGCATGGAGCTGATCGCGGCGAGCCGGGCTGACGACGACTTCGGGTTCGACGACGATCCGGAGGGCGTGGAGTCAGGAACGGCGGCGACATCACCATGA
- a CDS encoding STAS domain-containing protein, with protein MAMTTEEGDRLAGLLTEHAERIVQRWTELVATSLRGRLSQAELRLQVQELHRSMINASARGLADISSESAAELRAVLGELSRNRARQGFSATETAVSIYALKQVLVELADAADSELSLRDVLAFNDVVDQMGLSTFETYVRAREGLIADQAEQLLELSTPVVKIWDGVVAVPLVGTLDSARAQVVMERLLQTLVDTGSPYAIIDITGVPAVDTQVAQHILKTVVAARLMGADCIISGIRPQIAQTIVALGIEFGDIATKASLADALRHVLRLTGVETARRHPRREA; from the coding sequence ATGGCGATGACCACGGAAGAGGGTGACCGGCTCGCCGGCCTGCTTACTGAGCATGCCGAGCGGATCGTCCAGCGCTGGACGGAGCTGGTCGCGACCTCGTTGCGTGGCCGGCTCAGCCAGGCGGAACTGCGCCTTCAGGTGCAGGAGCTGCACCGTAGCATGATCAATGCGAGTGCCCGAGGGCTCGCGGACATTTCCTCCGAGTCGGCCGCCGAACTGCGGGCGGTGCTCGGTGAGCTGTCGCGCAATCGGGCCCGGCAGGGCTTCTCCGCCACCGAGACCGCGGTCAGCATCTACGCGCTCAAGCAGGTGCTCGTCGAGCTGGCCGACGCCGCCGACAGCGAACTGTCGCTGCGCGACGTCCTCGCCTTCAACGACGTGGTCGACCAGATGGGCCTGTCCACCTTCGAGACGTACGTGCGGGCCCGCGAGGGCCTGATCGCCGACCAGGCCGAGCAGCTGCTCGAACTCTCCACCCCGGTGGTCAAGATCTGGGACGGCGTGGTCGCCGTGCCGCTGGTCGGCACGCTCGACTCGGCCCGCGCCCAGGTGGTGATGGAGCGGCTGCTGCAGACCCTGGTCGACACCGGCTCGCCGTACGCGATCATCGACATCACCGGCGTGCCGGCGGTCGACACGCAGGTCGCCCAGCACATCCTCAAGACGGTGGTGGCCGCCCGGCTGATGGGCGCCGACTGCATCATCTCCGGCATCCGGCCGCAGATCGCGCAGACCATCGTCGCGCTCGGCATCGAGTTCGGGGACATCGCCACCAAGGCCAGCCTCGCTGACGCGCTGCGGCACGTGCTGCGGCTCACCGGCGTCGAGACCGCTCGCCGCCACCCGCGCCGGGAGGCGTGA
- a CDS encoding STAS domain-containing protein: MSLTVHTEQRGDVVVVSVAGELDMATAPQLQDQITDLLDKGRSRLVFDLADVSFCDSTGLSVFVRAKNSCDEAGGVVRLAAPQRGVLRILEVSGLVEVLHTYPTVEQAVAGDPTPASS, translated from the coding sequence ATGTCCTTGACGGTGCACACGGAACAGCGCGGCGACGTGGTCGTCGTCTCGGTCGCGGGCGAGCTCGACATGGCGACCGCACCGCAGCTGCAGGACCAGATCACCGACCTGCTCGACAAGGGCCGCAGCCGTCTCGTGTTCGACCTGGCCGACGTGTCGTTCTGCGACTCGACCGGCCTGTCGGTCTTCGTGCGCGCGAAGAACAGCTGCGACGAGGCCGGTGGCGTGGTCCGGCTGGCCGCCCCGCAGCGCGGCGTGCTGCGCATCCTCGAGGTCAGCGGTCTGGTCGAGGTGCTGCACACGTACCCGACGGTCGAGCAGGCCGTGGCGGGCGACCCGACACCGGCCTCCTCCTGA